The Candidatus Krumholzibacteriia bacterium genome contains a region encoding:
- the serC gene encoding 3-phosphoserine/phosphohydroxythreonine transaminase — protein sequence MSRVMNFNAGPAALPISALERAREELLDFEESGMSLMEHSHRGKAYEKVHAEATALVAELLGTPLDTWDVLFVQGGASMAFAQIPLNFLGSGRTADYIVNGAWGEKALAEARTIKAVGGGEPRVAATTRGEDKSYVRVPRQEELSLTKDAAYLHVTSNETIHGIEYGLQPETPFPRADVPVVVDMSSDILGRSIDASRFDLIYAGAQKNLGPSGVTLVAMKKEMTARGRKDIPTIFQYRTAADNQSLYNTPPTFGIYLVRNTLGWLEMQGGVTGMETRNRKKARAIYDAIEASGGFYRCPVEPACRSIMNVVWRLPTPELEEIFVKEATTLKMVGLKGHRAVGGIRASLYNAVEPEWCEALASFMKDFAERKG from the coding sequence ATGAGTCGCGTGATGAATTTCAACGCTGGGCCGGCTGCGCTTCCCATCTCCGCGCTCGAGCGCGCTCGTGAAGAGCTCCTCGACTTCGAGGAGTCGGGGATGAGCCTGATGGAGCATAGCCATCGGGGAAAGGCCTACGAGAAAGTTCACGCGGAGGCCACGGCACTTGTCGCCGAGCTCCTCGGCACGCCGCTCGATACGTGGGACGTCCTCTTCGTTCAGGGCGGAGCGTCGATGGCTTTTGCCCAGATTCCACTCAACTTCCTCGGATCGGGGAGGACCGCCGACTACATCGTCAACGGCGCATGGGGCGAGAAGGCACTCGCGGAGGCCCGCACGATCAAAGCGGTCGGCGGAGGCGAGCCGCGCGTCGCGGCGACGACGCGGGGCGAGGACAAGAGCTACGTCCGCGTCCCACGTCAGGAGGAGCTGTCACTCACGAAGGACGCTGCGTACCTGCACGTGACGAGCAACGAGACCATCCACGGCATCGAGTACGGCCTCCAGCCGGAGACGCCGTTCCCGCGCGCCGATGTCCCCGTCGTCGTCGACATGTCGAGCGACATCCTCGGCCGGTCAATCGACGCGTCTCGCTTTGACCTCATCTACGCCGGAGCGCAGAAGAACCTCGGCCCGAGCGGCGTCACGCTCGTGGCGATGAAAAAGGAAATGACGGCTCGAGGCAGGAAGGACATCCCGACCATTTTCCAGTACCGAACAGCGGCGGACAACCAGTCGCTCTACAACACGCCGCCGACGTTCGGCATCTACCTCGTCCGCAATACGCTCGGCTGGCTCGAGATGCAAGGCGGCGTCACCGGGATGGAGACGAGGAACCGCAAGAAGGCGCGCGCGATCTACGACGCGATCGAAGCCTCAGGCGGGTTCTACCGCTGCCCAGTCGAGCCGGCTTGCCGCTCGATCATGAACGTCGTCTGGCGGCTCCCGACCCCCGAGCTCGAGGAGATCTTCGTGAAGGAAGCGACCACGCTGAAGATGGTCGGCCTGAAGGGCCACCGCGCCGTCGGCGGCATCCGCGCCTCGCTCTACAACGCGGTCGAGCCCGAATGGTGCGAGGCGCTCGCGTCCTTCATGAAAGACTTCGCCGAGCGAAAAGGCTGA
- a CDS encoding 4'-phosphopantetheinyl transferase superfamily protein: MQSPLSTAVTSAVAASFYVPIADDECRTQSCRSSTWCEDGLVGWMRLPVSACVEMFSDVPLSTMFPVEIAAVANAVTQRRREFATVRYCAREALRKIGVTAVPILSDADGVPRWPVGVVGSMTHCAGYRAAVVARCDDLLGVGIDAEPHAPVPAAVLDFMLREEESAQLSALSESRPDLHWDRIFFCAKESAYKTWFPLTRRWLDFADLSVELSVGGTFEAHVLVREPGLADSHGVRIGGQWVVDRGLVVATTCLRRVPAMGIRRRDPSDNCRGEASGFGGRG; encoded by the coding sequence ATGCAGTCGCCACTGAGCACGGCTGTCACGAGTGCGGTTGCAGCGAGCTTCTACGTGCCGATCGCCGACGACGAATGTCGCACGCAATCCTGTCGCAGCAGCACATGGTGTGAAGACGGTCTCGTAGGCTGGATGCGGTTGCCGGTGTCAGCGTGCGTCGAGATGTTCTCGGATGTCCCACTGTCGACCATGTTTCCGGTCGAGATCGCCGCGGTGGCCAACGCCGTGACCCAGCGCCGACGCGAGTTCGCCACGGTCCGGTACTGCGCCCGCGAAGCGCTCAGGAAGATCGGCGTGACGGCCGTCCCGATCCTCTCCGACGCAGACGGCGTACCCCGGTGGCCCGTCGGCGTCGTCGGTAGCATGACCCATTGCGCGGGCTACCGCGCCGCCGTCGTTGCACGATGCGACGATCTGCTCGGCGTCGGAATCGATGCCGAGCCGCACGCGCCCGTCCCCGCTGCGGTGCTCGACTTCATGCTGCGGGAGGAGGAATCGGCCCAGCTCTCGGCATTGAGCGAATCCCGCCCCGACCTGCACTGGGACCGCATCTTCTTCTGCGCCAAAGAGTCTGCGTACAAGACGTGGTTTCCGCTGACCCGGCGGTGGCTGGACTTCGCCGACCTGTCGGTCGAGTTGTCCGTCGGCGGCACCTTCGAAGCGCATGTGCTCGTTCGGGAACCCGGTCTTGCGGACTCCCACGGGGTCCGCATCGGCGGGCAGTGGGTGGTCGATCGCGGCCTCGTCGTCGCGACCACCTGCCTTCGTAGGGTCCCCGCCATGGGGATCCGCCGCCGCGATCCCAGCGACAATTGCAGGGGCGAAGCCTCTGGATTCGGAGGGCGAGGGTAG
- a CDS encoding SDR family oxidoreductase: protein MILVTGATGVIGSELLRLLSQAGIPARALTRNPRKAQELRGIIWVVGDLARPATLTTAFEGAKTVFLLTHYLEDMVELQHNAIVAARSTGVTHVVKASAFAASDHSNAPIGRWHYQVEKELQESGLAWTMLRPHHFMQNLLSQAGYVIKEGTIYSPSGDGKIPYIDANDVAAVAFVTLTQPGHVGKKYVLTGSEALSYRQAAEIIGGVIGKKLRFVDETPEQARARRVREGVPPAVIESILAVGAYQRAGGKTVTITNTVADLTGRAPRTVSEFVQENASFFRG, encoded by the coding sequence ATGATTCTCGTGACCGGCGCCACGGGCGTGATCGGGAGTGAACTCCTGCGATTGCTGTCCCAAGCGGGGATCCCCGCGCGCGCGCTTACCCGCAACCCGCGAAAGGCGCAGGAACTGCGTGGCATCATATGGGTTGTTGGAGATTTGGCTCGACCAGCAACGTTGACAACAGCTTTCGAGGGTGCCAAGACCGTATTCCTTCTCACGCACTATCTCGAGGACATGGTGGAGTTGCAGCACAACGCCATTGTTGCAGCGCGCTCCACTGGTGTTACACACGTCGTGAAGGCTTCGGCCTTCGCTGCATCGGACCACTCAAATGCCCCCATCGGTCGATGGCATTACCAGGTCGAGAAAGAACTGCAAGAGTCGGGGCTGGCGTGGACCATGCTCCGGCCTCACCACTTTATGCAGAACCTCCTTTCTCAGGCCGGGTACGTCATCAAAGAAGGCACCATCTACTCGCCTTCGGGTGACGGCAAAATCCCTTACATCGATGCGAATGACGTGGCCGCGGTCGCCTTTGTCACGCTCACGCAGCCGGGACATGTCGGCAAGAAATACGTGCTTACGGGAAGCGAAGCGCTGTCTTATCGCCAAGCTGCGGAGATCATCGGCGGCGTTATCGGCAAGAAGCTACGGTTTGTCGATGAGACTCCAGAGCAAGCACGGGCGCGACGCGTTCGAGAAGGCGTTCCTCCCGCCGTCATCGAAAGCATTCTCGCTGTCGGTGCCTATCAGCGCGCGGGCGGAAAAACAGTCACGATCACCAACACCGTCGCTGATCTCACTGGCCGCGCGCCGCGAACTGTTTCCGAGTTCGTTCAAGAGAACGCTTCATTCTTCCGCGGTTAA
- a CDS encoding Pls/PosA family non-ribosomal peptide synthetase — MSPATTTIGVEQALSAILAGVLRVEPVPVDSHFFDELGADSMVMAHFCARVRKRADLPSVSMKEVYANPTIRSLAASIIEVAPVSSPAPASPPVEGPTPVCNAQHFLCGVLQFLLGTGYSFLVLSALIRSFAWTLGGSHLGDVFLRSVVTSGAGFVVLSSVPILAKWMLIGRWKPQRIRIWSLAYVRFWFVKFLVRMNPVVAFVGTPVYALYLRALGARIGRNALILSTHVPVCTDLLTVGDNAIVRKDSYFLCYRAHAGMIETGSVRIGRNAFVGEMTVLDIDTSLGDGAQIGHSSSLHAGQSVPDGEHRQGSPARQRTAVDYRAVDPAPCGTLRRVVYSLAELLLIVLVLPALSAVLYRVLWTVAPRFGFASATHSAIDTTTPYLALLVGSLALFFGSTLFGLVFVATVPRLLHLGFDPGKVYPLYGFHYWAQRTITRLTNVRYFLGLFGDSSYIVYYLRWIGYDLGRIVQTGSNFGSDFKHDNPFLVRIGSGTMIADGLSVINVDYSSTSFRLARVTIGPDNFLGNNVAYPSQGKTGDNCLLGTKVLVPLDGEQREGIGLLGSPSFEIPRTVLRDSKLAPKSAADLRRRLAAKDKHNLGSMGLFVLVHWIHSFGMLLLAITAADHIHELGTSTALALAAELGILLRVLYYALVERAYTLFRPLQPRNCSIYDPAFWSHERYWKLVVINSVLMPFDGTPLKSLAWRLLGVRIGRRVFDDGCNVTERTLVTIGDDCTLNMGTIIQSHSQEDGGFKSDHITIGAGCTLGVLAWAHYGVTMGDGAQLGPHAFLMKGEEVPPHTQWGDNPARELRDRHPADAQSTAAARFLPQAIGLPAPNGGQPV, encoded by the coding sequence ATGTCGCCGGCCACGACGACCATCGGTGTCGAGCAGGCCCTGTCGGCGATCCTGGCCGGCGTGCTTCGCGTGGAGCCAGTGCCTGTCGACAGCCACTTCTTCGACGAACTCGGTGCGGACTCCATGGTCATGGCGCACTTCTGTGCCCGTGTCCGCAAGCGGGCGGACCTGCCGTCGGTGTCGATGAAGGAGGTCTACGCCAACCCGACGATCCGGAGTCTGGCGGCGTCGATCATCGAGGTGGCTCCCGTCTCCTCACCTGCTCCCGCATCGCCACCGGTCGAGGGTCCCACGCCGGTCTGCAACGCACAACATTTCCTCTGTGGGGTGCTGCAGTTCCTGCTCGGGACGGGGTATTCGTTTCTCGTCCTCAGCGCTTTGATCCGCTCTTTCGCGTGGACTCTCGGCGGATCACACCTGGGCGACGTCTTCCTACGGTCGGTTGTGACCTCCGGCGCGGGGTTCGTGGTCCTGTCCTCGGTTCCGATCCTGGCGAAGTGGATGCTCATCGGGCGTTGGAAGCCCCAGCGGATCCGGATCTGGAGCTTGGCCTACGTCCGCTTCTGGTTCGTCAAGTTTCTCGTTCGGATGAACCCGGTGGTGGCGTTCGTCGGAACACCGGTCTACGCGCTCTACCTGCGGGCCTTGGGTGCGAGAATTGGCAGGAACGCATTGATCCTTTCGACCCATGTGCCGGTGTGCACTGACCTTCTGACGGTCGGGGACAACGCGATCGTCCGCAAGGACTCGTACTTCCTGTGCTACCGGGCCCATGCCGGTATGATCGAGACGGGCTCGGTCCGCATCGGGAGAAACGCGTTCGTGGGCGAGATGACGGTGCTCGACATCGACACCTCGCTGGGCGACGGAGCGCAGATCGGCCATTCCTCGTCGCTGCATGCCGGGCAGTCCGTGCCGGACGGCGAGCACCGGCAAGGCTCGCCGGCGCGGCAGCGTACCGCGGTGGACTACCGAGCGGTCGACCCGGCCCCCTGCGGCACCCTGAGAAGGGTGGTTTACTCGCTCGCGGAGCTGCTGCTCATCGTTCTCGTGCTGCCGGCTTTGAGCGCCGTCCTGTACCGGGTGCTCTGGACAGTTGCCCCTCGATTCGGCTTCGCCAGCGCCACTCACTCGGCGATCGACACGACGACGCCCTACCTCGCCTTGCTGGTCGGCTCGCTGGCGCTGTTCTTCGGTAGCACCCTCTTCGGGCTCGTCTTCGTGGCCACTGTGCCTCGCCTACTCCATCTCGGCTTCGACCCGGGCAAGGTCTATCCGCTCTACGGGTTCCATTACTGGGCACAGCGGACGATCACCCGCCTCACCAACGTCAGGTACTTCCTCGGTCTCTTCGGGGACAGCTCGTATATCGTCTACTACCTGCGCTGGATCGGGTACGACCTTGGCCGGATCGTCCAAACCGGGTCGAATTTCGGCTCGGACTTCAAGCACGACAATCCTTTCCTGGTGCGCATCGGCAGTGGAACCATGATCGCGGACGGGTTGTCCGTCATCAACGTCGACTATTCGAGCACGTCGTTCCGGCTGGCGCGCGTGACGATCGGTCCCGACAACTTCCTCGGCAACAACGTTGCCTATCCGTCTCAGGGCAAGACGGGGGACAACTGCCTGCTCGGGACGAAGGTCCTGGTTCCTCTCGACGGCGAGCAGCGGGAGGGAATCGGACTCCTGGGCTCGCCCAGCTTCGAGATTCCGCGAACGGTCCTGCGTGACAGCAAGCTGGCTCCGAAAAGCGCCGCCGATCTGCGTCGTCGGCTTGCAGCCAAGGACAAACACAACCTCGGGTCCATGGGGTTGTTCGTGCTGGTGCACTGGATCCATTCCTTCGGGATGCTCCTGCTCGCCATCACTGCCGCGGACCACATTCACGAGCTCGGCACGTCCACGGCGCTCGCCCTGGCCGCAGAACTCGGAATCCTGCTCCGGGTCTTGTACTACGCGTTGGTAGAGCGTGCTTACACGCTGTTCCGGCCTCTGCAACCCCGGAACTGCTCGATCTACGATCCGGCCTTCTGGTCTCACGAACGCTACTGGAAGCTGGTGGTGATCAATTCGGTGCTGATGCCGTTCGATGGCACCCCGCTCAAGAGCCTCGCCTGGCGCCTACTCGGGGTCCGGATCGGCCGGCGCGTCTTCGACGACGGCTGCAACGTCACCGAGCGGACCCTGGTCACGATCGGGGATGACTGCACGCTCAACATGGGAACCATCATCCAGTCGCACTCACAGGAGGACGGCGGCTTCAAGTCGGACCACATCACGATCGGTGCCGGCTGCACGCTGGGCGTCCTTGCCTGGGCCCACTACGGCGTGACGATGGGCGATGGTGCACAGCTCGGCCCGCACGCGTTTCTCATGAAGGGTGAGGAGGTCCCACCTCACACCCAGTGGGGAGACAACCCGGCCAGAGAGCTTCGAGACAGGCATCCTGCAGATGCACAAAGTACAGCAGCAGCGCGTTTCTTGCCGCAGGCCATAGGATTGCCTGCGCCGAATGGAGGTCAGCCAGTATGA